In Nicotiana tabacum cultivar K326 chromosome 21, ASM71507v2, whole genome shotgun sequence, one DNA window encodes the following:
- the LOC107770662 gene encoding anthocyanidin reductase ((2S)-flavan-3-ol-forming)-like gives MAACVIGGTGFMASLLVKLLLEKGYIVNTTVRDSGNQKKISHLLALHSLGKLRIFQADLTDETSFDAPIAGCDIVFHVATPINFASQDPKNDMIKPAIQGVLNVLKACAKSNTIKRVVLTSSAAAVTINQLNGTGLVVDESNWTDVEFLTSTKPPTWGYPVSKTLAEKEAWKFAEENNIKLITVIPSLMAGPYLTPETPSSVNLSMSLITGNEFLISNLKGMQMLSGSISITHAEDVCRAHIFVAEKESASGRYICSAINTSVPELANFLKKRYPTSDVPTDFGDFPSKAKLIISSEKLIKEGFNFKYGIEEIYDQCLACFKDKGLLKN, from the exons ATGGCAGCTTGTGTAATTGGTGGCACTGGTTTTATGGCATCTTTGCTTGTCAAGCTTTTGCTTGAGAAAGGGTACATTGTTAATACAACAGTCCGGGACTCCG GAAATCAAAAGAAGATCTCTCACCTCTTAGCATTACATAGTTTGGgaaaattgagaattttccaaGCTGATTTAACTGATGAAACAAGCTTTGATGCACCTATTGCTGGCTGTGACATTGTCTTCCATGTTGCAACACCAATTAATTTTGCTTCTCAAGATCCAAAG AATGATATGATCAAACCAGCAATACAAGGAGTTCTAAATGTTCTAAAAGCATGTGCTAAATCAAACACAATTAAGCGTGTCGTTTTGACCTCATCAGCTGCAGCTGTGACTATCAACCAGCTTAATGGCACAGGCCTCGTCGTGGATGAGTCTAATTGGACCGACGTCGAGTTTTTGACTTCCACAAAGCCACCAACTTGG GGATACCCTGTCTCTAAAACATTAGCTGAGAAAGAAGCTTGGAAATTTGCTGAGGAGAACAATATTAAACTAATCACAGTAATTCCATCTCTCATGGCTGGTCCTTATCTTACTCCAGAAACTCCAAGCAGTGTTAATCTTTCCATGTCCTTGATCACAG GGAATGAATTCCTTATAAGTAACTTGAAGGGCATGCAGATGTTATCAGGTTCAATATCTATTACACATGCGGAGGATGTTTGTCGCGCCCATATTTTTGTTGCTGAGAAAGAATCAGCTTCCGGACGATACATTTGTTCTGCCATCAACACCAGTGTTCCGGAGCTAGCAAATTTCTTGAAGAAAAGATATCCAACTTCGGATGTTCCTACAGA TTTCGGGGATTTCCCCTCCAAGGCCAAGTTGATCATCTCGTCAGAAAAGCTCATCAAAGAGGGATTCAATTTTAAGTATGGGATTGAAGAGATTTATGATCAATGTCTTGCTTGTTTTAAAGATAAGGGGTTACTAAAGAACTGA